Proteins encoded together in one Pseudomonas arsenicoxydans window:
- a CDS encoding precorrin-8X methylmutase, whose protein sequence is MLDYIRDGQEIYRNSFAIIRAEANLARIPADLEKLAVRVIHACGMVDAIDGLQFSDGAGKAGRDALAAGAPILCDARMVSEGVTRTRLPANNQVICTLRDDSVPQLALELGNTRSAAALELWRPHLEGSVVVIGNAPTALFYLLEMLDAGAPKPALILGFPVGFVGAAESKAALAADSRGVPFVIMQGRLGGSAMAAAAVNALATEIE, encoded by the coding sequence ATGCTTGATTACATCCGCGACGGTCAGGAGATCTATCGCAACTCCTTCGCGATCATTCGCGCCGAGGCCAACCTTGCGCGTATTCCAGCCGATCTGGAAAAACTCGCGGTGCGGGTGATCCACGCGTGCGGCATGGTCGATGCCATCGATGGTCTGCAATTTTCCGACGGCGCGGGCAAGGCCGGGCGTGATGCGCTGGCCGCTGGCGCACCGATTTTGTGTGATGCGCGGATGGTCTCCGAAGGCGTGACCCGCACGCGGTTACCCGCGAACAATCAAGTCATCTGCACCCTGCGCGACGACAGTGTCCCGCAGCTGGCCCTTGAGCTGGGCAACACCCGCTCCGCCGCCGCACTGGAACTGTGGCGTCCGCACCTGGAAGGCAGTGTGGTGGTGATCGGCAACGCACCGACCGCGCTGTTTTATCTGTTGGAAATGCTCGATGCCGGCGCACCGAAACCGGCGCTGATTCTGGGCTTCCCGGTGGGCTTCGTCGGCGCCGCCGAATCGAAAGCAGCGCTGGCGGCGGACAGTCGCGGCGTGCCGTTTGTCATCATGCAAGGCCGGCTGGGTGGCAGTGCCATGGCCGCCGCCGCCGTCAATGCCCTCGCCACGGAGATCGAATGA
- the cobJ gene encoding precorrin-3B C(17)-methyltransferase, translated as MSRPVPAIVILGNGSLATARKIAQVYPGALIHGLAGRVEGADRVYLEFGATLREFYQQDIPIIALCAAGIVIRTLAPLLLEKGAEPAVLAVAEDGSAVVPLLGGLGGVNVMAREIAAGLDVSAAITTSGELRFGTCLLNPPSGYTLGDLELGKRFVSDLLAGQHVRIEGAAPWLAQAQLPEDPEAPLSIHIGSAERAPAANELMIYPRSVLVAVSGDIAQVPSAIRTALRQANIAVQSLACLLASEQQMANPALREAALELGVPLRFASVGGDVSELARHALPDAAIVSQGNGLAIALASQPLDLAQIGRARGRLAVIGLGPGAAELMVPAVKAELARANDVLGYETYVRMAGPFRDDQVLHCTDNREEMQRARHAFELAAQGRSVVVVSSGDPGVFAMAAAVLEALHESSEPSWHSVDLEILPGVSASLATAAQAGAPLGHDFCVMSLSDNLKPWAIIEKRLDLASQADLALAFYNPISRSRPWQLGRALEIVAQHRTAETPVVLGRDIGRPGQTLRVITLGQLTPDQVDMRTMVLIGSSTTCTFPRAEGGQWVYTPRWYGDKPAG; from the coding sequence ATGTCCCGTCCAGTTCCGGCGATTGTCATTCTGGGCAATGGCAGCCTTGCCACTGCGCGCAAGATTGCGCAGGTTTATCCCGGCGCATTGATCCATGGCCTGGCCGGGCGGGTTGAAGGCGCTGACCGTGTCTATCTCGAGTTTGGCGCGACCTTGCGTGAGTTCTATCAACAGGACATCCCGATCATTGCCTTGTGCGCGGCCGGCATCGTCATTCGCACCCTGGCACCGTTGCTGCTGGAAAAAGGCGCCGAGCCAGCGGTTCTGGCCGTGGCCGAAGACGGCAGTGCCGTCGTGCCGCTGCTGGGCGGGCTGGGTGGCGTGAACGTCATGGCGCGGGAAATAGCCGCCGGGCTCGACGTCTCTGCGGCCATCACCACCAGTGGCGAATTGCGCTTTGGCACATGCCTGCTCAATCCACCGAGCGGTTATACGTTGGGTGATCTGGAACTGGGCAAGCGCTTTGTCTCGGACCTGCTGGCGGGTCAACACGTGCGCATCGAAGGTGCTGCACCGTGGCTGGCTCAAGCGCAGTTGCCTGAAGATCCCGAGGCACCGTTGTCGATCCACATCGGCAGTGCCGAGCGCGCCCCAGCGGCCAATGAATTGATGATCTACCCGCGCAGCGTGCTGGTGGCTGTGAGTGGCGACATAGCGCAGGTGCCAAGTGCCATTCGCACGGCGCTGCGGCAGGCGAACATCGCCGTGCAATCGTTGGCGTGCCTGCTGGCAAGCGAGCAGCAGATGGCCAACCCGGCGTTGCGTGAAGCGGCGCTTGAGTTGGGTGTGCCGCTGCGTTTTGCCTCGGTTGGTGGCGACGTCAGCGAACTGGCCCGCCATGCGCTGCCTGACGCAGCCATCGTTTCCCAGGGCAACGGCCTGGCGATTGCGCTGGCCAGCCAGCCGCTGGACCTGGCGCAGATCGGTCGTGCACGCGGACGTCTCGCGGTGATCGGTCTGGGCCCGGGGGCCGCCGAACTGATGGTGCCGGCGGTCAAGGCTGAACTGGCGCGTGCCAACGATGTGCTCGGTTACGAAACCTACGTGCGCATGGCCGGCCCGTTTCGTGATGATCAGGTGCTGCATTGCACCGACAATCGCGAGGAAATGCAGCGCGCTCGCCATGCTTTCGAACTGGCCGCGCAAGGGCGCTCGGTGGTGGTCGTATCGTCGGGTGATCCTGGCGTGTTTGCCATGGCCGCCGCCGTGCTTGAAGCGTTGCACGAATCGAGTGAGCCGAGCTGGCATAGCGTTGATCTGGAAATCCTTCCGGGCGTCTCTGCGTCGCTGGCGACGGCGGCCCAGGCCGGTGCGCCGTTGGGGCATGACTTCTGCGTCATGTCGCTGTCGGACAACCTCAAGCCATGGGCGATCATCGAAAAACGCCTGGACCTGGCGTCTCAGGCTGATCTGGCGCTGGCGTTCTATAACCCGATATCCCGTTCCCGCCCATGGCAACTGGGCCGTGCGCTGGAGATTGTCGCGCAGCACCGCACCGCTGAAACGCCAGTGGTATTGGGGCGGGACATCGGTCGTCCGGGGCAGACCCTGCGTGTTATCACTTTGGGGCAGTTGACCCCGGATCAGGTGGACATGCGCACCATGGTGCTGATCGGTTCTTCCACAACCTGCACCTTCCCTCGTGCCGAGGGCGGTCAGTGGGTGTATACGCCACGCTGGTACGGCGACAAGCCGGCCGGTTAA
- the cobG gene encoding precorrin-3B synthase has protein sequence MSTALRPSACPGLLRIVQALDGGICRIKLNGGSISAAQADAVADAAERFAGGVIEATNRANLQIRGIGSEHSALIDSLMAAGLGPNSAAGDDVRNLMLSPSAGIDQQMLFDTRPLAGQILATLQNHARFHDLSAKFAVQLDGGEGLAMLEHPHDLWLSATERDGERVFAFGLAGCPADLPAGAVSLEQGHALVVAVLELFLECARPEQTRMRHLLSECSLEIFLARLAERVPLKPIEGWQRAVNSGVLHIGAHPQRDAGRVYIGAVPPLGRLNPAMLRGVAQLARERGDGSLRFTPWQSLLLPGVPVDEVSQVIHRLEQLGLRCSADDALAHLIACTGSTGCGKGLADTKGDARQLAALLQGHDKTLDVHVSGCQRSCAAAHIAPVTLLAVSPGHYDLYFRDAAQPGFGALHARNLTIEAVAALLDARSRSPLDA, from the coding sequence ATGTCCACTGCCTTACGCCCCTCGGCCTGCCCGGGGTTGCTGCGTATCGTCCAGGCATTGGATGGCGGCATTTGCCGGATCAAATTGAATGGCGGCTCGATCAGTGCGGCGCAGGCCGACGCGGTGGCAGATGCCGCCGAGCGCTTTGCCGGCGGCGTGATCGAGGCGACCAACCGCGCCAACCTGCAGATTCGCGGGATCGGCAGCGAACACAGTGCCTTGATCGACAGCCTGATGGCCGCCGGACTGGGGCCAAACAGCGCCGCCGGCGACGATGTGCGCAACCTGATGCTCAGCCCGAGCGCCGGCATCGATCAGCAGATGCTGTTCGACACGCGTCCGCTGGCCGGGCAGATCCTTGCCACGCTGCAAAACCATGCACGCTTCCACGACCTAAGCGCCAAATTCGCCGTGCAACTCGACGGCGGCGAAGGTCTGGCGATGCTCGAGCATCCTCATGACCTGTGGTTGTCCGCCACCGAGCGCGACGGCGAGCGCGTCTTCGCCTTCGGGCTGGCGGGATGCCCGGCGGATCTGCCAGCGGGCGCGGTATCGCTGGAGCAGGGCCACGCGTTGGTGGTCGCGGTGCTGGAGTTGTTTCTGGAGTGCGCGCGCCCCGAGCAGACCCGTATGAGGCATTTGCTCAGCGAATGCTCGCTCGAAATATTTCTGGCTCGTCTGGCGGAGCGCGTGCCATTGAAGCCCATCGAGGGATGGCAGCGCGCAGTCAATTCCGGCGTCTTGCACATCGGCGCGCACCCGCAGCGTGATGCCGGGCGTGTCTATATCGGCGCGGTGCCGCCGTTGGGCCGGCTCAATCCCGCGATGCTCAGGGGTGTAGCGCAACTGGCGCGAGAGCGCGGCGATGGCAGTCTGCGCTTCACGCCTTGGCAAAGTCTGCTGTTGCCGGGTGTCCCTGTCGACGAGGTGTCTCAGGTTATCCACCGCCTTGAACAGCTCGGCCTGCGCTGCTCGGCCGACGATGCCCTGGCGCACCTGATTGCCTGTACTGGCTCGACCGGCTGCGGCAAAGGCCTGGCCGACACCAAGGGCGATGCCCGGCAGTTGGCGGCGTTGCTGCAAGGCCACGACAAGACCCTGGATGTGCATGTGTCCGGTTGCCAGCGTTCCTGCGCGGCGGCGCACATTGCGCCGGTCACGTTGCTGGCGGTTTCTCCCGGTCACTACGACCTCTATTTTCGCGATGCAGCGCAGCCGGGATTCGGCGCGCTGCACGCACGCAACCTTACTATTGAAGCGGTCGCGGCATTGCTCGACGCCCGCTCACGGAGCCCCCTTGATGCTTGA
- a CDS encoding precorrin-2 C(20)-methyltransferase, which produces MQQPGRLIGLGVGPGDPELITVKALRLLRESPVVAYFVAKGKKGNAFGIIEAHLQDAQTLLPLVYPVTTEALPAPLSYEQVISDFYDAAGEELAAHLDAGRDVAVICEGDPFFYGSYMYLHDRLAERYEAEVVPGVCSMLGGASVLGAPLVYRNQSLSVLSGVLPHDDLKCRLADADAAVIMKLGRNFPKVRQVLEELGLAQRALYVERATMANQKIVPLDQVEPMSSPYFSLIIVPGERWQG; this is translated from the coding sequence ATGCAGCAACCTGGACGCTTGATCGGCCTGGGCGTCGGCCCCGGTGACCCGGAACTGATTACCGTCAAAGCCCTGCGCCTGTTGCGCGAGTCGCCTGTAGTGGCGTATTTCGTCGCCAAGGGCAAAAAGGGCAATGCGTTCGGCATCATCGAAGCGCATTTGCAGGACGCGCAAACGCTGCTGCCACTGGTCTACCCGGTGACCACCGAGGCGTTGCCGGCGCCGCTGTCGTACGAGCAAGTGATCAGCGATTTTTACGATGCGGCCGGCGAAGAACTCGCCGCGCACCTGGACGCTGGCCGAGACGTGGCGGTGATCTGCGAAGGCGATCCGTTCTTCTATGGCTCCTACATGTACCTGCATGATCGTCTGGCCGAACGTTATGAAGCCGAAGTGGTGCCGGGTGTCTGCTCGATGCTCGGTGGCGCTTCCGTTCTGGGCGCGCCGCTGGTGTATCGCAATCAGAGCCTGTCGGTGTTGTCCGGCGTGCTGCCGCATGACGATCTCAAGTGTCGTCTGGCCGATGCCGATGCGGCGGTGATCATGAAGCTGGGGCGCAACTTTCCCAAGGTCCGCCAGGTGCTCGAAGAGCTCGGCCTGGCGCAGCGTGCGCTGTACGTCGAGCGCGCGACCATGGCCAACCAGAAAATCGTGCCGCTGGATCAGGTCGAGCCGATGTCCTCGCCTTACTTCTCGTTGATCATCGTTCCTGGCGAAAGGTGGCAAGGCTGA
- the cbiE gene encoding precorrin-6y C5,15-methyltransferase (decarboxylating) subunit CbiE, with amino-acid sequence MSPWLTVVGIGEDGFKGLGRNARHALLRASRIIGGQRQLDLLPVCIRGARQLWPSPFSLDPVLTQRGEPVCVLASGDPMFFGVGASLARQLPSDEMQVLPAPSSCSLAAARMGWPLQDVVTLSVVARPVAALNAQLFSGVRLLVLSNDAQSPATVAALLRERGFGPSRLSVLEHLGGADERRIDGVANDWNDPSVADLNLIAIECIADPETPRLSRLAGLPDSAFRHDGQLTKRDVRAITLARLAPVPGELLWDVGAGSGSIGIEWMRAHPTCRALAIEADEGRQLLIEHNRDALGVPGLQLIRGSAPQALAGLERPDAIFIGGGVTREGVLDTCWAQLKPGGRLIANAVTLQSEVTLMAWRERHGGELTRIHVAQAQPLGDFDTWRQALPITLLDVTKPFDA; translated from the coding sequence ATGTCACCGTGGCTGACAGTAGTGGGAATCGGTGAAGACGGCTTCAAGGGCCTGGGCAGAAACGCCCGGCATGCCCTGCTGCGCGCTTCGCGAATCATTGGCGGGCAGCGGCAGCTGGATTTGCTGCCGGTGTGCATTCGCGGTGCGCGGCAGCTGTGGCCCAGCCCATTCTCCCTTGACCCTGTCCTGACGCAGCGCGGGGAACCGGTCTGTGTCTTGGCCAGCGGCGATCCGATGTTCTTCGGTGTCGGCGCCAGCCTCGCCCGGCAACTGCCCAGCGACGAAATGCAGGTCCTTCCCGCACCGTCCTCCTGCTCGCTGGCGGCGGCGCGAATGGGCTGGCCGTTGCAGGACGTCGTGACGCTTTCGGTGGTGGCGCGCCCGGTCGCCGCGCTCAACGCACAGTTGTTCAGCGGTGTACGTTTGCTGGTGCTGAGCAATGACGCGCAGAGTCCGGCCACTGTCGCGGCACTGCTGCGGGAGCGCGGTTTCGGCCCGAGCCGTCTCAGCGTGCTGGAACATCTGGGCGGCGCTGACGAACGCCGTATCGATGGCGTCGCCAATGACTGGAACGATCCATCGGTCGCCGATCTGAACCTGATCGCCATCGAGTGCATCGCCGATCCAGAGACGCCGCGCCTGTCCCGACTGGCCGGCCTGCCCGACTCGGCTTTCCGGCACGACGGTCAATTGACCAAGCGCGACGTGCGCGCCATCACCCTGGCACGCCTCGCACCGGTGCCCGGCGAACTGCTATGGGATGTCGGCGCCGGCAGCGGCTCGATCGGCATCGAATGGATGCGCGCACACCCGACCTGCCGGGCACTGGCCATCGAAGCCGATGAAGGTCGGCAATTATTGATCGAGCACAACCGCGACGCCCTTGGCGTCCCCGGTCTGCAACTGATTCGCGGCAGTGCGCCGCAGGCGTTGGCCGGGCTCGAACGTCCGGATGCGATCTTCATCGGCGGCGGCGTCACCCGCGAGGGCGTGCTCGACACCTGCTGGGCGCAACTCAAACCCGGCGGCCGGCTGATCGCCAACGCGGTCACGCTGCAAAGCGAAGTGACCCTGATGGCCTGGCGTGAACGCCATGGCGGCGAACTGACCCGCATCCACGTCGCCCAGGCCCAGCCGCTGGGGGACTTCGACACGTGGCGTCAGGCGCTGCCGATTACCCTGCTGGATGTGACGAAGCCTTTCGATGCGTGA